The DNA sequence ATCTTGTCCTGCGTCTGAGGGGAGGCATGCAGATCTTCGTGAAGACCCTCACTGGCAAGACCATCACTCTGGAGGTGGAGCCGAGTGACACCATTGAAAATGTCAAGGCCAAGATCCAGGACAAAGAAGGCATTCCCCCTGACCAGCAGAGGCTGATCTTCGCTGGCAAGCAGCTGGAAGATGGCCGCACCCTGTCCGACTACAACATCCAGAAAGAGTCCACCCTCCATCTCGTCCTGCGTCTGAGGGGAGGACAGTGAATCAGAGTTCTTTATCTTCATTATTGCtttatgttttcaaaagttgtgcTTCACATAACGTCAATTCAATGTAACTGGTTTATGTGACCAATTTTCAAGTGCTCAATAAAGGATTACTGGTTAGATATATTCTGTGTGAACTTCCCTAGAATAACTTATTGTCTATAAAATGCCGCATTCTTGATGGTCGGCAAAAAAAATTGAGCGACGCTTGTGAATTCTTGGTGTTTGAAGACCTCTAGTGGTATGATGCCGTTACTGACATAACTATCTGCCGCAGATTCTCGCTTAACTTTTTTAGACCAGTTTAGCCTTTTCTGTCCTATAATCTTAGTGGAGCTAAATATGAAAAACGTGACAGCGATTAAACATCGGTGAGCATTATTTTAAACGTGACACGTCTCCAGTGCAGAGCGTGTTACACAGGGAGACACCCGTCAACAGGATTTATCGCTCCTTCTAAACCCCCCTTTATTTAGTAATCCAACAAGTTTGTTGCAAATGGAGCCTGTTCAGTCATGGACGTGCCAACTTAGCTTTTTTTCACGGCTAAAAATAGGTTGCGGTGGAATTTCTAAACTTGAACTCGCGCACTTGAACATCGTTCGTCCGTTAGGCGGCTCAGTGTCCTTCGGAAAATAGGCGCTCAGCTCGAGATGAACGGGGCCGGGAAGAAGAAGCCCAGGCCAATGTCAAAGGTCCCGGCTGAACCGTAATTGCTTTCTCTCGTCTGGCATTAGGTTTGTGTTCGTACAACTATAGTGTTTTGCGCGTAATGTCGGTCTCGTACATGTACAGATTGCGTTGTAAAAGTTGGGTAAATAGCCCCTATTTACGCAATAACATTTCTTCATAAATTGCACATGGGTTGTCTTTATTTTGTTGCTGGTGTTTCAAACTATAGAAATGTGCTGATCGATTTGTTTTAGCTTGTGAATTACACATTATGTGAATCACATGATGAGGAAATAGCAAAGGTCATATCCGTTAAATCGGGACATTTGGAGAACCAGAACGGCAAAACAGCGGACCGCGTTTAAATATATTCCAGCAGGTATGTAGGATCTCCGTGAGCTTTTGATCTTGgttgtttaatatatatatacaacagaGCAAAAGTAACATCAGTTGGTAGGAACGTATAAAACTAACTTGACATGTGCCTCGTGAGAAGTTCTGTTGAAGAATAAATTCTACTAGCTACGTCATCAAAGTCAGGTTATTTTTGACCTCCATCATAATTGTATGGCATGTAGACcaataatgaaaatgatttcaaatttTAAATGTGACTATTTACAAAACGTTGGTGCATgttcttttgtagttttaaaatgattcaaGTAGATCAAACAGGTGCTACTCCTTTAATAAACTAAGACAAACAGTGTATTCATACAGTTATAATCCCTTGATGTATGAGAAAAGCATTCAATATTTCCAATGGGTAACCATACCTCTCAGAGGtagccaaaaaataaaatgaaaaatcaaaatTGACCTTGATGATTAGATAAAGGGGTATCATAAACTGTATTTAGGGCAGACATCACCCACCACTGCAATCTTTTAAATGAATAACATTATAGATGAGGCTTAGTTGATGTGTCATGGTGTTTGTCAGGTTTCTACAGTCCTGGCACTATTGTGTTCTGCTGCTctctattattatatttttcttattattcTGTGTCCCTTTTTCCTTTCTCATGTGAAAGTGTCACTTGTGCAGCACCATTCTGTCAATGCCTGTCTTCTATTAGTCCCGCCCCTGCTGTCACTGCAGCCCCTCACATGTCAAGTGGACCAGCTGTGGGAGAAAGCAAGGAGCTTCCGTCCCACTCCGGTTCACCCTGCAGAGACAACATGGCCAGCACtggtttctttctctctcttctgaacTACAAGACAGAGAAGTATGTCAttgctgaaaacagaaaaattggAATACTCTTCAGACTCTATCAACTGGCTGTCCTGGGATACATAATCGGGTGAGACACATAAATCATCGACAATGTGAAGTTAAAAATAGTCCTCACTTTTGTGCTTGTACAAGTATGTGTTACAATAGTTTGTGGAAATAGTTAACAGCTGGACTATCAATCCAATGGTGTGAAGTGTAGAAGTGTCTTATACAGAAGTGTATAAGAAACAGAGTTgagaagaaatgtaaaaaaaaaaacagagcaggtCAGTTTACACAATattcaactcaaaataaaaacgtGTGACAATGAATAGTCATTAAAAATGTGCACTAGTACACCTGTCAGTtacaaaaccatttcagctatgaCAGTACTTTGACAGACTTTATTGTTGTCAGACCACTCTCTTTGTACAAGTGGTTTGTGGGAGTTCCCTGCCCTTGACTGCAGCGTTAAGAACTGGCTTCTATTGCTTATAGCTTTCAAAAagctcatttaaagtttgactcCAGGTCCTGCTGCATGGAGCTTCGCCTAGCTACTATCGGCAGGACACACACAGTTACCGACTATTTACAGTCAACAATTACcctctgtgagaggaaaccaaagCACCCAGAGGAaaggagaaaacacatttattaaaaaaaataatagctCCTTCTGAAGTCATACATTCTAACATTTACAAAACCTGTTGGTTTGTggtttaaaacaatgtttgtgtACTATATAATATCAAACACTGGGAGTGTTTTATTAATGCAGGTGAATCCATTACTTTAAGCACACAAACTTTACTAATTTTGTAgtttaacattttaaattctttaaaaaaaattaaaaaacaggGAGCAGAGTTCCTACAAAGCATTGCCATTTGAATCTGTTCTTCTGTGCATTCATTTGTGAGAATTAGATAAGAATTTAAGTAAGTTTCTGATCATCCACACCAAAGAACCATATTGGAGCTCTTGGAAGACTTATTTTCTTCAATGCAAGGTACATCATTGTTGAGCAGTGTGTCGAATTGTGCAGAGGTAAGTTGATCTTAGCTATGTTTGCAGCCCATGGTTTCCTTGCGTCATGATTCATCTACTGCAGACTCCATTTGTCGAGTATTTCTAATccgatggatgatgatgatttcatgCAGGTGGGTGTTTGTGGTGAAGAAAGGCTaccaggagagagaagagaccATCCAGTCATCAGTCATCACCAAACTAAAAGGAGTGACGCTGACCAACTCATCAGGGACAGGTCTTCACCTCTGGGGTCCGGAGGACTACGTCATTCCCCCAAATGTATATATGCTAATATAGAGGTGATTGGTTGTGCGGGATGATATCAAGTGTTCGACCTGCTATGCTGATGTTGTCAATAGAGATGTGTCTTAATGTAGAGGCTTCCCTTCCGATGTAACTGGTTTatcattgtgtttctgtgtctgaATCATCCTTGTCTCACTGTGTTTTGCAGGGCGAGCAAGTGTTCTTCATCGTGACAAATTTTATAGAGACTCCGAATCAAACTCTGGGCTTCTGTCCTGAGGTGGGTATGCACAAGTTCAGCTATTGTAGTTGTACATAACCGTTATGAACTTAGTACAATGAATCCGTCCGCAAATCTGCAAATTAATTACTACAGTTTTTATTCCTACTCTTTTTTAGGCATAAAAATGTTATGTGCTTAAAAAGAGTCCAATTAATCACTAACAATGGCAACAGAACTATAAACACAGTAAATAAtgtatcttttattttgagagaGAAGAAATACTGTCACACTATTCATTAAAAGCATTTCATTTAACATTGTCATAAAACCTTTAGTTGCAATTGAAGATGATAAATAGACATAAAATGAGGCGAAGAACTACTAAACAGCTAAAGAATCTGCTTTAGTTGTTACTTGATGTCCCTGTATAtagtgtttattttctcaacttGCTCTTGAGTTCCTCGATGGCGTTTAGTGTTTGTCCCTTCCTCACCTCCAAGCTCCAGTTTACTAACATTAACATCCATGTTTGCGCCAAAGCCCGATATTGTCGATCGCATGCACTTTTTCTGGATTTTAGGCACTCCAGATGTTGAGGACATCACCAAAGATTTTTATGTTGGTTTATCTTTTTTCAAGTGACTAACTAATGAAACTTGTTAGGATAATTCAGGAGGAAGAATTCTCCTGACCGTCTACAAAGCCaccatcttgaaaaaaaaaatactgtacattTTCTAAATCGTAGTGGCTGATTTGCAATTTTTGACATTTAGACTCAAAACAGCTTTTGGCTGTCCACACGGGACACTGTAGGGTGATGTATCAAGTCACCTGTCATTTGGTTTGGATCCACTGCAAGAAATGAAGAATAAACCAAGGATTCTTTCCATCCATTCAGAACAAGTATTTCTATTAGACTGGATAAAATGTGTTATATTGAAGGGAAGCAGCtgtacacaaaacacatttctgttcGTATTCCATTTAAAAAGGACACATTGACTTCTGAAGGGCACGTTAGGTGCAATAATGTTGTGAATGTGGTTCACCTTTCTACCCCGAACAAGTCTCCTGAAACATGAGTCACACTGCTTTTGCATTTGGTCACGTTTAGTCAAGAAACACATGCAAAGTTGGTCTGGATCAGATTTGAGTTGACACGGTGGGGGGTGGATGTGAAATGTTAAGTACACATACATATAACATACACAAATATCatctttatttcagtttttagaAAAATCTTTTGTGCTTCAAATAACATGGATGCATGATGCAGACAGagtttaaaaacagtttcaatatgtctgttcagaacattgttCGTGTCAAAGTCAGCAAATAACTGAGTATGTTCAAAACTCAAAACCATGATAACACCAAATTCATATTCGTGAGGTGAACTTTTTTAAACCACTAACTTTTTCATATGAAGGACTCACTTCCGCAGGATGTGAAAATACACAGCAACACTAACCAGTGAGGTGAACTTTTTTAAACCACTAACTTTTTCATATGAAGGATTCACTTCCGCAGGATGTGAAAATACACAGCAACACTAACCAGTGAGGTGAGAATATGACAGGTttagaaaaaaatcatgaaaacaaaacaaaaagatttgTTGTGTGCAAGTATAGGGCAAATACCTGATTTCCGTTTCTTCTTCAGAAACTCGTCTAAAATGTTCTCATCTGCATCAATGTTGTCAAATGGGAAAAAGTaatcaaaaacagaacaaacaaacaaatcaacagGGAGGGAACTGATGACAGAGAGCATTGTGGATTGTACTGAATCACTGCATATACTTGTACATTGTACTGGATAGGTGCGTATGGCGTTGAACTTGTGGGTGTAATGTTAAAAGCAGCGATGAAACCCCCAAATTTAGGAAAGGAaaatgctgtaaaaaaaaagaaaagtgaagtaTGTTTACGTCTTCCTTGTGCTCTCTTTCTGTCAACATGATTAACCATACAGTATATGTATGGTGGATAGGATCAAAATTAAAAAGAGTGGATTTACTTATGGCTAAAGAGGATggataaatacatatatttttttcacgtTTGTGTACTCCCCAGTACTTGCCCAATACTAGCAGGAAAAAGCACCACAAATTGAAAACATACACTGACACCCTGCGTTCTTGCTTCTAAGAGTCCCAAAGTTCCAGATGGACGATGCCAGAGTGATGCTGACTGCAAGGAGGGATATCCGGTTATAGCAGGAAATGGTGAGGAGGAAGGTGTGCTTTTGCTCTGTGAATTGGTTGGGTTGGGTTGTTTTACGCTTCACATTTCTGTCATTAACTTGGAAAGAGTGTTTTATGTCATTATTACAATTTTGCATTTCTTTCATCTGACTCTTTTAACAAAGATCATGCACCTTTACAATCTGTCTGTCGTGGCTCCTTCTGGAAAAAGTGTCCGCTCAAAACATCTGAACCCCCAAGTTAGATAATTTCCCAAAGATCCACATTTgctaaaaatgtgattttatttaaatttgtagATACCGTTTTGCAAGCACaatcaataaatacatacagATAAACAAGTAATGCGATACAATTAGACAAatttacacattaaaaaaagtagAGGATTGGTCCTCTCCGCCTTAGCAAGGCAAGAGTATTGAGTCTCTACTGTATATTGAGTCAGCAGGTAATATTTCAACCCTTCTGACAGTTAACAATCACATATATGGTGAGTATGACAATGGCATACTTAGTAATAACTAGATGGAGACCTCTAAACAATTGTACTCCACAGAAGTGTTCCTCTGTCTAAATTCACTGCCACCTCTTATGCTATTTCTCAACTTATTTCATTAATGGTACCAATATCCATCTCTAATAGATTACACCCCTGACAAATATGTTTCTCTGGCTAAGGGATTCAGACAGAagcttttaaataaatcaaacctGAGAGAAAAGTCAAACTtaccatgaataaaaataacattgtgaGATTAATGACTTTTTTGTCCTTTGACAAAATTCATTTCTGGAACGCCCTAGCGCCATCTAGCTCATGGTGGAACTCCTAGAGAGGGTGCATTTGATTGTTTGATCCATATGGTGTGTCCATACGTGGTCAATGGCCTTGTCTGGCCAAAGAGTTCCATTCAAAAGTATGTTTTCATAATTCTGACACCACAGAAGATCACAGAGGCTGTGTTggattttttctctctctccatcaggAATCAGAACAGGTGTGTGTATAAACAGTACCGGGACCTGTGAAATACACGCCTGGTGTCCTGTTGAACACAATGAAAGACCTACGTGAGTGTTTAATTCAATGGAAGACATAGGGTCTTTGACGGCTTCTATTTATGACAAATCAAATCTTGTAGCTAATGTACTGCCTCTTCATCTCCAGAGAGCCTTTGCTGAGCGAAGCTGCCAACTTCACTGTGTATGTCAAGAATTTCATCCGGTTCCCCAAGTTTGAGTTCTTTAAGTAAGTGGTTCTGAAGTGCCGCTGATTGGTAGTGAGAGTAGAGTTTCAAGTCACCGTGACACAGATGACTGCGTGAGCTGGTGGATATACGAGTCCTCTTGGCTGCTTTAAATAGTTCCAGGGTGCAAAGATCCCTCTATTTATACCGGCATGTGCATTGCACCAGCGAGACAGCGACATAGTCATCTGAGATGTCCTTGACTGTGTGCCTTGCTTTGGACATGTGTCAGTGCAAAATGGGCCAGACCGCTGACACTTTACATTCAATGGTCCAGGCACTAGCCTCAAGTGGCAAGACACGCCTCACTCTTTGTACTGTACTTCATTTGAGTGAATGTTTGCTCTTATGCTCAGAGGAGTCACCTGGAACGGCACTGTCCGTCACTACATCAGGTGACTTCAAATAGGGCATCGACTTTGCACTTCTGTTTGGTACATAGTGAAGGCAGAGGGAAGCTACCCCTTGTATATGCACACCCTGGGAAACGCCGGATTGCTTGGACCTCCAAGGCCTCTGATGGTGCCTTTATGAGAATATGTAAATACATTCTAGATAATTACATGTTTTGTGACAACTGCTCTCTTGACTTGTAGGTCCAATGTCCTTGACACAACGAATGACAGCTACCTAAAGGGATGTTCTTATGACCCAGAGAGCCATCCATACTGTCCCATTTTCCGCCTTGGAGATATGGTCAGCTGGGCAGGGAAGGACTTCCAGGACTTGGCTGGAAAGGTGCCTCATACAGTCATGTGATGtcattctgttttcattttacttaAGTTAATATATGTAGTTGGAAATGTAGCAACGACGGGAAAATCCTTGGTGCATGAATGGCACGTGCAACTGTCGTACAAAATGTGCCCCAGAAATGTcgtcgaaaaaaaaaaggcgtcgACCATTGTCACTTTCATTGAAATCATCATACTCcccaaatgtatttatattatttttcactGCTTCATTTTAAGACTTGATCATAACTGccacacacaagtcacactgTCAAAAGTTGCAGGTCTTCCCCTTTTATTGGGCATGTAATGCcagaaatacattattattattattattattatttattattattattattattattattattattattattattattattattattatgcaacaggttttcaattttctcaagcATCATACATGCATCATTTAGATTATTAACTGGTGACTTGTTTGTTAAAGGCATTGCCTGTTCTTGATGATGATCATTATTGCTGTAGCTATGTCTTTGCTTTGGTTCTACAGGGAGGATCTGTTGGGGTTCTCATTGAGTGGATCTGTGATCTGGATAAAGGGTCTTCTCATTGTAATCCTCAATATGCTTTCAACACtttggacacaaacacaaacaactccATCACGTCAGGATACAACTTCAGGTATCTCTGGCATCTGTGTTTGAAGATTCTtgtggcatatatatatatatatatatatatatatatatatatatatatatatatatatatatatatatatatatatatatatatacatatatatatatatatatataaagcatagATGCTGTAAGtatccttttattatttttttatttaacatataTCTTCCAGGTATGCCAGATATTTTAAGGATCCCGAAGGTAAAACATATCGCACACTTTATAAGGTGTATGGGATTCGCTTTGACATCATTGTCAATGGACAGGTATTTTAGTAATTAAACACAGAGCTCTATTTGAAGTGCAAAGCTTACAATGACACTGCTGTCGCTTATAGGCCGGGAAGTTTAATATTGTTCCCACAGTCATTGCCATTGGTTCTGGTGTCGCCCTGCTGGGACtcgtgagtctttttttttttttttaaattaaattttttttttttgttaaagatTCAATGATGACTTTCTGGATGGATTTAAAATAGTTTTGAtgacttgttttattgttttattatgatttcaatTCAGGGGGCCTTTGTTTGTGACATGATTCTACTGTACATGATGAACACCAGCTCCTTTTACCGAGAGAGGAAGTTTGAAATCATCAATTTCAAGTATGGCTGAATGCTTTAAGAAAGAATGGAATGGATCATCATGAGACTCATTTCTTGTTTTGCCTCATAAGCAGGAAAGAGAAAGTCAGACACAAGGAAGGGAAGGTGGGACCCAGAGAAAGAAGGTCGAAGCAAACAGCAGAAGCCATTAACTCCACGAAACAGCCAGAAGACCCTGAAGCCACAGAACAATTGTCGTCTAGCTCAGAGAGCAAGCCGGTGGACAAACGGGGTCCCACCATCCCGAGAAACACCGGGCAGCGGTACTCTGCACTCCCTCCTCAAGGTGCAACGCCAAAACATCACATCACTTTCGCCCCTCACAGTTAAGCTGTAAAAGCAGAGCAGATCCATCAGTGGTCTCGGTTATGTTGCAGGTGAAAGCAGAAATCGGACGACGTCTACCTCTGCCCTATTGGCTTAACTGCTGGTGCACCACTCTGACCCTCATTCTGACTGAGGATGAAAGCGTGACGTCACCTAGTTCTGTCACTGGGCCTGGCAGCTGGTGCAAGTACATGACGTGCTGACACGATGCTAGGCAACATGCTCATGTGTCATTTTTGCAGGTGTTGATCATTTAATATGCAGGCAACGTTGGAATCAGCACCACTGTCAGTCTTACTGGCGACACATTAGGACTGAGACAACAAGCAGTCTTATATTATGGTGAACAAATACTTCCTGTGATTATCCTTGGATgcccatttctttttcttcaaaattaaaaacacatacTCGTTGTTGGATTTAAAGAACTGACCATGTTTATTCACAAAAAGGATGCAAATAAAAGCGTTTTGACTCAATGTTTGTGAGATATATcctttaaaattttaaaaaccTTTTAGGCCTCAAATATGCAACTTTAGACACAAATCTAGATTTTAAAGCCTTAAAACTTGTCAAACCCAAAACCCAGATGCCAAATCCagcccaccaagtcatttcatgtgaCCACAGAAGCTTGAAACACCTGCGACCGGCTTGAATTCAATACTAGTTTAATGTACACCAAAgccaagtctgtgctgctgcatGTCCTCATCATGGCCCACGACAATGAAAATaagtgtgaatgaatgtttagGCCTGAATAAATTGAGACAATACGCAAATTAGTTCTTCATTCACCTTTAATGTTGCCATTAAACACAATTTGGAATTCCAGACCATAAGGAGTGTATTAAATTATGATATTGCTTTTCCTCAATGGCTGCAGAGGTGTTCATTAAAATCACTCCAACAATTTCTTACATAACTAATAAGTGAAGAAGAGCAGGGCCAACAAGTTGGTGGTCCGTCTTAAGGGAGTACAGGAGGATACCTGACTGCTAAATGTCTTTAATCGTGTGAACAGTTTTAAAGCaatattttattaatgttaTCTTAAACAGCAGAAGAGACAATGTGGATGAATCACAATTAGAGTGGGGTAGTTACATTTGTAGGACATCAGTACACATGCACCATTCCATAAAGGAAAGTCCAAAACAGAACATAGGTGAAGAGACCGCCGACCAGGCCTCCAGTGAACAGAAGTCGTCTGGACTTGAAGCACTTGTTCCACCGCCGCCCAGCTTTCAGAATGAGTAGCACAGACAGGAGAAACGAAGCTAAGAAGTAAAAAATGAAGCCATACAGTCCAGTCAGGCCAAGTATTCCAGCTGTAGCTCCAGACAGCGCTGAAACAGAAGTGCGGCAGTAGTCCAGCACGGCAGCATTTCCTCTCACCGAGACTTCACTAATAAACTGCGGCCCCTCATGTTTAGCCACGATTCCCGCCATGGTGACTTGGGTTGGTCCTTGCAGAAAGGTGCTGAGGAGGCAAAAAATTGAAAATCTGTGTCATCATCATTTCGATTTAAATGTTTAACAAAAGGAACACACGCAAAAAAATactaaatcagaaaaaaacccaatatttttttcacccatttcag is a window from the Synchiropus splendidus isolate RoL2022-P1 chromosome 17, RoL_Sspl_1.0, whole genome shotgun sequence genome containing:
- the p2rx5 gene encoding P2X purinoceptor 5 isoform X3, whose translation is MSSGPAVGESKELPSHSGSPCRDNMASTGFFLSLLNYKTEKYVIAENRKIGILFRLYQLAVLGYIIGWVFVVKKGYQEREETIQSSVITKLKGVTLTNSSGTGLHLWGPEDYVIPPNGEQVFFIVTNFIETPNQTLGFCPESPKVPDGRCQSDADCKEGYPVIAGNGIRTGVCINSTGTCEIHAWCPVEHNERPTEPLLSEAANFTVYVKNFIRFPKFEFFKSNVLDTTNDSYLKGCSYDPESHPYCPIFRLGDMVSWAGKDFQDLAGKGGSVGVLIEWICDLDKGSSHCNPQYAFNTLDTNTNNSITSGYNFRYARYFKDPEGKTYRTLYKVYGIRFDIIVNGQAGKFNIVPTVIAIGSGVALLGLGAFVCDMILLYMMNTSSFYRERKFEIINFNRKEKVRHKEGKVGPRERRSKQTAEAINSTKQPEDPEATEQLSSSSESKPVDKRGPTIPRNTGQRYSALPPQGESRNRTTSTSALLA
- the p2rx5 gene encoding P2X purinoceptor 5 isoform X5; the protein is MASTGFFLSLLNYKTEKYVIAENRKIGILFRLYQLAVLGYIIGWVFVVKKGYQEREETIQSSVITKLKGVTLTNSSGTGLHLWGPEDYVIPPNGEQVFFIVTNFIETPNQTLGFCPESPKVPDGRCQSDADCKEGYPVIAGNGEEEGIRTGVCINSTGTCEIHAWCPVEHNERPTEPLLSEAANFTVYVKNFIRFPKFEFFKSNVLDTTNDSYLKGCSYDPESHPYCPIFRLGDMVSWAGKDFQDLAGKGGSVGVLIEWICDLDKGSSHCNPQYAFNTLDTNTNNSITSGYNFRYARYFKDPEGKTYRTLYKVYGIRFDIIVNGQAGKFNIVPTVIAIGSGVALLGLGAFVCDMILLYMMNTSSFYRERKFEIINFNRKEKVRHKEGKVGPRERRSKQTAEAINSTKQPEDPEATEQLSSSSESKPVDKRGPTIPRNTGQRYSALPPQGESRNRTTSTSALLA
- the p2rx5 gene encoding P2X purinoceptor 5 isoform X2, yielding MSSGPAVGESKELPSHSGSPCRDNMASTGFFLSLLNYKTEKYVIAENRKIGILFRLYQLAVLGYIIGWVFVVKKGYQEREETIQSSVITKLKGVTLTNSSGTGLHLWGPEDYVIPPNGEQVFFIVTNFIETPNQTLGFCPESPKVPDGRCQSDADCKEGYPVIAGNGEEEGIRTGVCINSTGTCEIHAWCPVEHNERPTEPLLSEAANFTVYVKNFIRFPKFEFFKSNVLDTTNDSYLKGCSYDPESHPYCPIFRLGDMVSWAGKDFQDLAGKGGSVGVLIEWICDLDKGSSHCNPQYAFNTLDTNTNNSITSGYNFRYARYFKDPEGKTYRTLYKVYGIRFDIIVNGQAGKFNIVPTVIAIGSGVALLGLGAFVCDMILLYMMNTSSFYRERKFEIINFKKEKVRHKEGKVGPRERRSKQTAEAINSTKQPEDPEATEQLSSSSESKPVDKRGPTIPRNTGQRYSALPPQGESRNRTTSTSALLA
- the p2rx5 gene encoding P2X purinoceptor 5 isoform X6, whose protein sequence is MDDDDFMQVGVCGEERLPGERRDHPVISHHQTKRSDADQLIRDRSSPLGSGGLRHSPKCIYANIEGEQVFFIVTNFIETPNQTLGFCPESPKVPDGRCQSDADCKEGYPVIAGNGEEEGIRTGVCINSTGTCEIHAWCPVEHNERPTEPLLSEAANFTVYVKNFIRFPKFEFFKSNVLDTTNDSYLKGCSYDPESHPYCPIFRLGDMVSWAGKDFQDLAGKGGSVGVLIEWICDLDKGSSHCNPQYAFNTLDTNTNNSITSGYNFRYARYFKDPEGKTYRTLYKVYGIRFDIIVNGQAGKFNIVPTVIAIGSGVALLGLGAFVCDMILLYMMNTSSFYRERKFEIINFNRKEKVRHKEGKVGPRERRSKQTAEAINSTKQPEDPEATEQLSSSSESKPVDKRGPTIPRNTGQRYSALPPQGESRNRTTSTSALLA
- the p2rx5 gene encoding P2X purinoceptor 5 isoform X1 codes for the protein MSSGPAVGESKELPSHSGSPCRDNMASTGFFLSLLNYKTEKYVIAENRKIGILFRLYQLAVLGYIIGWVFVVKKGYQEREETIQSSVITKLKGVTLTNSSGTGLHLWGPEDYVIPPNGEQVFFIVTNFIETPNQTLGFCPESPKVPDGRCQSDADCKEGYPVIAGNGEEEGIRTGVCINSTGTCEIHAWCPVEHNERPTEPLLSEAANFTVYVKNFIRFPKFEFFKSNVLDTTNDSYLKGCSYDPESHPYCPIFRLGDMVSWAGKDFQDLAGKGGSVGVLIEWICDLDKGSSHCNPQYAFNTLDTNTNNSITSGYNFRYARYFKDPEGKTYRTLYKVYGIRFDIIVNGQAGKFNIVPTVIAIGSGVALLGLGAFVCDMILLYMMNTSSFYRERKFEIINFNRKEKVRHKEGKVGPRERRSKQTAEAINSTKQPEDPEATEQLSSSSESKPVDKRGPTIPRNTGQRYSALPPQGESRNRTTSTSALLA
- the emc6 gene encoding ER membrane protein complex subunit 6, translating into MAGIVAKHEGPQFISEVSVRGNAAVLDYCRTSVSALSGATAGILGLTGLYGFIFYFLASFLLSVLLILKAGRRWNKCFKSRRLLFTGGLVGGLFTYVLFWTFLYGMVHVY
- the p2rx5 gene encoding P2X purinoceptor 5 isoform X4 encodes the protein MSSGPAVGESKELPSHSGSPCRDNMASTGFFLSLLNYKTEKYVIAENRKIGILFRLYQLAVLGYIIGWVFVVKKGYQEREETIQSSVITKLKGVTLTNSSGTGLHLWGPEDYVIPPNGEQVFFIVTNFIETPNQTLGFCPESPKVPDGRCQSDADCKEGYPVIAGNGIRTGVCINSTGTCEIHAWCPVEHNERPTEPLLSEAANFTVYVKNFIRFPKFEFFKSNVLDTTNDSYLKGCSYDPESHPYCPIFRLGDMVSWAGKDFQDLAGKGGSVGVLIEWICDLDKGSSHCNPQYAFNTLDTNTNNSITSGYNFRYARYFKDPEGKTYRTLYKVYGIRFDIIVNGQAGKFNIVPTVIAIGSGVALLGLGAFVCDMILLYMMNTSSFYRERKFEIINFKKEKVRHKEGKVGPRERRSKQTAEAINSTKQPEDPEATEQLSSSSESKPVDKRGPTIPRNTGQRYSALPPQGESRNRTTSTSALLA